GAGCAGTTGACACAGGATGCAGAAGGATGGTATGAGACGGGGCTTCCATGGAGAGGCAACCATCCTCCCCTTCCCAGCAACGAAGTAGGAAGTATTCGACGGTTGGGGAACCTTGTGAGAAAGTTACGCAGTCAAGGAACAATTGAGCGATATGATCAAGTCATCCAAGATCAGATCGAGACTGGCATAGTTGAAAGAGTCTGTGGACCTGTGACAGGGAATAGGGAGTTCTACATCCCACACAAGCCAGTAGTGCGTGAATCAGCAGAAACGACCAACCTTCGTGTTGTTTATGATGCATCCGCTCGAGCAAACTCTGGAGCACCTTCGTTAAATGAGTGTTTGAATCCTGGACCTCCCCTTCAGAATCAGTTGTGGAATGTTTTGGTTCGTGCTCGTTTCCACCCCGTTGCAATTGCAGGAGATATCAAACAAGCCTTTCTCCAAGTCAGAATCCGAGAGGAAGACCGTGACGCACTAAGGTTCCATTGGTTAAAAGATCTGAACAGCCAGACAGTAGAGGCGCTTAGGTTCACCAGAGCCCTCTTTGGCCTCACCTGCTCACCATTTCTCCTCGGGGGAGTCGTACAACATCTCCTAGAAAGCTGCAAAGAGAATTACCCTGAGATTGTCCGTGAAATTGAGAGAAGCCTTTATGTAGACGATCTCATCAGTGGAGGGCCTACTCGGGCAAAAGCAGAAACAATCAAGTCAGCTTCTATGGAGATATTTGCTAAGGggacattcgagttgcacaagTGGCACTCAAACGTGAAGGAGTTGGAGACAGCATGTTCATTACCAGTGCCAGACGAGGAAACATACGCGAAGGAGCAGTTACGTACCTCCAGAAAGGAAGGAGCTGCTATGCTTGGGCTCCAGTGGAACAAAGAGAGCGATACCATCAGCGTCAACTTTCCGTCAGGGAGTACCCAGCCAACAAAGCGAGGGATTCTCAGTAAAGTGGCCAAGATATATGATCCACTGGGGCTTGTGTCACCAATCACAAGTGGCAAATTCCTGTACCGAGATATATGCGATGCAAAAGTAGCCTGGGATGCTAAACTACCAAGCAACCTGATGCAAAATTGGATCTGCTGGGAGAAGAAACTTCCAAGCCATGTTACTGTACCCCGATCATTAGCAGCGCATCAAGAAGACATCCAAGCCATTGAGTTACACGCCTTCGGGGATGCTAGTGGGAAAGGTGTGGCTGCCGCGGTTTATGCTGTAGTGGTGCAAGAGAAGGGTGTAAACCAGGGGCTTGTGGCTTCAAGGGCAAGATTAGCCAAGAAGGGATTAACAATACCTCGGTTAGAGCTGGTATCGGGCCACATGGCGGTCAAATGTGAATGAAGCCTTAGAAGGGTTTCCAGTAACCGTGAAGTACTGTTGGCTCGATAGCACCGTTGCCCTCCATTGGATAAGACGCCCAGGAGAGTACAAACAGTTTGTGAACAACAGAGTTCAGAAGATTCAAGCGCACTCTGATGTGGTGTGGCATCACGCCAGAACATCAGACAACCCAGCTGATGTGGGAAGCCGTAGCGGTGAAGTGGCCAATCATGCCTTGTGGTGGAGCGGACCAGTGTGGTTGTCCAACAAGGCATGCTGGCCCCCTGACATAGTGACGAATGCCACACAAGAATCATTGGCAGAAGCTAAAGCGAAACGAGACATGCTAGCAGTGGCGGTAGCGGCAGTGGACCAGCTGGATGACCTCATAGAGAAGTTCAGCCACTGGAAAGCAATCCGAGTGACCGCGTGGATTATTCGATTCACCCTGAATTCTCACGCCAAGAACACCGGTTCAGAGCGCAGGCCTATACCTCTCCTCCACCAGGGAACCTTCCAAGGGATCGCACAGTGGGCCAAACACCTTTCCAAGTCATTGGAGTGGACTTTGCGGGACCACTGAGATACTGGAAGAAACCAAAAACTGAAGGGAAAGCATATATCTTGCTGTATACTTGCAGTCTTACACGTGCCGTGTATGTAGACCTTGTGCCAAACCTTGAGACCACTGAGTTCATCAGAAGCTTGAAGTGCTTCATCGCCCGACATGGAAGACCGCAGCACATCTACTCTGACAATGGCAAAACATTTGTCAGTGCATCCAAATGGATCCAGCAAGTAATGAAAGATGAGAGGATCCACGGGTTCCTCACCCAGCAAGGAATTGAGTGGAAATTCAATCTTAGTCGTGCCCCCTGGTGGGGCGGTCAGTTTGAAAGATTGATCGGGCTGGTTAAAGGATCCCTCTACAAGTCTGTTGGGAATGGATTGCTGTCGTGGAAAGAACTCCAAGAGGTGTTGCTAGATGTGGAAGTTGCCCTTAACAACAGGCCACTAGATTATGTGGAGGATGACATCGAGCTGCCGATCCTCACCCCAAGTTCTTTATTGCACATGCAACCGAACACACTGCCAGAGTTGGAGCCAAACCGCATCCAAGACTATGACCTCCGAAAGCGAGCAAAGTACATGGGCAAGTGTAAAGATGCAGTGTGGTCCCGCTGGACCAAAGAATACCTGAGGGGGCTCCGGGAGAGACACCGCCTGAAGCACAAAGGTGACAGTACTTATCCAGCCGAAGGAGAAGTGGTTATCATCAAGTCCGATGAGAAGAACCGTGCTCGGTGGAAGATGGGGGTGGTTATTGACGTGATAACTGGCCGAGATGGTGTAGTTCAAGGAGCAAAGCTACGCACTCTCAAGTCAGTCATTGAGCGTCCACTCGAACTTAGCTGTGACATGAGGGCGGCACCAGCACCTCTGAACACTACAGTGGCAGCCTTTAGACCACAAAGAAACGCTGTGGTTGCCGCCACAGCTCGTATCCAGCAACTTGCGCAAATGGATGATGAAAACTAAAGGGACTGCTTTATTTTCGTTATAGTGATTTTCATATTTACTATTGTTATTGATCAGATTAAGATAGCCTCTAAGACATTTACTCTCTCGAGACAAATGGGGGGAGAGTGTTGGAAAATGGACTACGTGACTATCACGCTGTGAAAGCGAacttttgttacttttgttCTCGTTGCTAAGTGAATAAGTTGTGATTACGTGATGTAAGTTTAGAATTTCACGAAACCATGTGAGAGTCGACGGGTGATTTTAGGGAGTGTAATTTCCTGCGAGTTAtgacattaaaatagaaaattgaTTCGAGTCTGTTGGTCGCTTAACGCGAATATTATCGGGAAAATTTCTTGTGTTAGAAGCAATTCGTAAGATTCCTGACACTCTGGAACAGTTAACAGAACATTATTTTGTTGAGTATTTAGCTTAGCTCAATGATGTGAATTTCTGGTATTACTATGGGAGGCAACCACGTGGTTCATGCATGTTAAATTATGAGTATGTTCTACATGGTACAGTGATTCTGTTCTCGTCTGTGTTTCTTACAGAGTATTGTCTGACATGAAGACATCATTTTCTAACTGCTATTTTTGGAGAGCAGATATAGAATCAATGGAAGCTGAGAAAGGTATAATGGGCAAAAGTTAACTCGTGTTAATCATGTTTCCCAGGCCAGTCTTAAAAGCTTAACTACTGTCCATGACTTGTAAGTATTATTCGCTGGATAACTGGTCACTGCTCACCTAGTTTTCATTTGCTAAAGTGCAAGGGACATATTATGTTGGCCATAAGCTAATAGGGTATGAGGTATAAGATTCCAAGCTATACAGAATAAATTCTTGCTTTATAGTCACACTTGAAAGAGCAAACCAGCAAGATCTTCAGATATTTTTCTTGTTAGACATAGAATGAGTTCAACTACTGGAACTCTGAGTGTACTTTAGACCTCAATACTTGCTTACCTATAGCCCCAGTGCACCCTCACTGCATTTGACATGAGCTTATGTTACAAAACAGGTGAAAATAATGCACCTGTACAACTGCAAAATCTCTGTGCACTCAAAACATGAGAGTCACTCTAGACGATAGCCTTAAGTAACTTTTACAGCTATTTCATGCTTAGGAAGTGGCCTGGGGTTGTATGGCACATAGGGGATTTATTCAGCAAGTTATTTTCATCCCAGCACGGGGAGTCAACCAGTGATTAGGGTGTAGGCAAGGAATAACTGTcactttcaaaacatttttcaagtttcCATTTAACAAAACCACCAAGGATTAAGCTGGGACATCACTTTTACCTTTTCTCTGCAGTTAAATCAAAGTATGCTTTCCAACAGCTTGAGTGTGCTGTGTTAGTGCTGGCACATTCACTCAGCAAAAACAAGCCACACCTGGTTGAAAGCTTTGAAGGTGAGTAATTGGGTGGCGCCATTGATTtcactataattattatatctGTTGCAGGTCAGATTGAACTTTCAGGttaattaccgtatttacccgtgtataagtcgatcccgtgtataagtcgacccccaattttggagccaaaaaacaagtttttcttatttctgtgtaagagttttccttgaaaaacttctcttttatcttagaatttcctttcagatacactatggtttcatgaaaaaaaccacagcaagcttggacgtaaagttaactatttcgcttacttgagcatttatgcgtgttttagcgacacgagtacaagctgcattttcttcataattttttaaataggcttataaaatcaaacatactaatctttaacgagtcgttatcattgtggagagttgtaaagcaggtttagaagacaggctaaacgccaagaaagctcaagaaacgtTGAAAACGTCACGATAAACAaagtgccacgatgcttggaacttggtaaccgagctagctactaggttggttgggtactggtaggtaatatctggcacggtacaaagcctggttaccaagttgcaaacgttcgaagcaagaaatgtggctttcgtcgagcgggcttgccactttgtaggcaacaaatgtcagttctttattgcacaattgtgctagtgtgtatctacaacattcagcctaacATTAGGGGATAATTcgtaaagcattttaacttcaactgctcaagttgatcagggaaaagacaccgtaacttgtaccgtgtaaaagtggatgtttgttgccatatgagacaattattatgctaatttgtcccgaagtttttttgttctcagtttttgacccatgtataagtcgagggcgattttttggacagattttgaagttgtaaaaggtcgacttatacacgggtaaatacggtagtttccaaaccaggtcaatttgtt
This genomic window from Acropora muricata isolate sample 2 chromosome 2, ASM3666990v1, whole genome shotgun sequence contains:
- the LOC136892693 gene encoding uncharacterized protein: MTATSAGKTAVIHPVVVVKVLGVKCRALLDTGAGSSYASAALLNLLQVHPYHREVRQIEMMLGAVTKQVEIFQVQLSSTSGDFSLTTEVTKMDKNQLFSLENPRYEQCLTNYAQLKGIEMEDKDSKDTVPVHLILGASDYARIKTETAPRVGAISEPIGEKTKLGWTIMSPGKEVDLSPIFFTQTSHVDYDNLCKLDVLGLADSSTGDQAEVYTEFKEQLTQDAEGWYETGLPWRGNHPPLPSNEVGSIRRLGNLVRKLRSQGTIERYDQVIQDQIETGIVERVCGPVTGNREFYIPHKPVVRESAETTNLRVVYDASARANSGAPSLNECLNPGPPLQNQLWNVLVRARFHPVAIAGDIKQAFLQVRIREEDRDALRFHWLKDLNSQTVEALRFTRALFGLTCSPFLLGGVVQHLLESCKENYPEIVREIERSLYVDDLISGGPTRAKAETIKSASMEIFAKGTFELHKWHSNVKELETACSLPVPDEETYAKEQLRTSRKEGAAMLGLQWNKESDTISVNFPSGSTQPTKRGILSKVAKIYDPLGLVSPITSGKFLYRDICDAKVAWDAKLPSNLMQTKTEGKAYILLYTCSLTRAVYVDLVPNLETTEFIRSLKCFIARHGRPQHIYSDNGKTFVSASKWIQQVMKDERIHGFLTQQGIEWKFNLSRAPWWGGQFERLIGLVKGSLYKSVGNGLLSWKELQEVLLDVEVALNNRPLDYVEDDIELPILTPSSLLHMQPNTLPELEPNRIQDYDLRKRAKYMGKCKDAVWSRWTKEYLRGLRERHRLKHKGDSTYPAEGEVVIIKSDEKNRARWKMGVVIDVITGRDGVVQGAKLRTLKSVIERPLELSCDMRAAPAPLNTTVAAFRPQRNAVVAATARIQQLAQMDDEN